One stretch of Euphorbia lathyris chromosome 7, ddEupLath1.1, whole genome shotgun sequence DNA includes these proteins:
- the LOC136200879 gene encoding uncharacterized protein isoform X2, whose product MDFHSLKRKQLQSLCKKHGIPANKTNLQMADLLTAALKEKENTVLEEHINLKISEDEQKNFKKVRFSPDIETREYEPSGNKRKRRTTTLISSSLNESKKSIVSHKVGNKKGRRNGKIGSASRTRRTESEIETDNCNEGCESTAFQKGVANANIDRDGGETRKGARRSARIRAKCKDSELVLEADGGEAQSVVSISAVEGKDEVFGAIFRKTSKGIARAVSKRKSVDVPVESRQLVPKESRKRRKTMNLDVVTEDRASSETNEQNEKAPPPAANPRMSRRKTIVLNPNVAAEESASDEAMVKLKLLHEKALPKNYIVKELRRSNRRASVYSGAAMSIEVNEIAGIVAEVKEISPSVQKTETTAVVSESLVSKPSGASARHASKMKQKAIAGVPNLVETKHGGQNSNFTEKMLAEEETSTNKEVYCGSDDISGHSAEVDRIDIQKDGVYVLERHANTEDEFENELIPENGRSLESVNLDIVTESIKNVFHIDDVNDPPTEVGRSLEEDGVISGLERNNHDGTVGEKQHGQPGQEALHRKASLVDDEVYTKNLDDVSPFIGKKTDAVGDSSCIESEALELNLFFQEGESVFEKPCVEGSSINLTSMDGGKLLENAVTDMSSTQVAEEPSNLKQTHTTDIIAEQSQEPTEQLEEITKNGAKMVDQYHKFTTPVNQDSTAGEGKSCELQLASPKEISPHLENEVEAPNTKDSFQADCKTFLHLEKDNIQAAEDKETVALGEYACDASELKGSNDKAELEDDQVTARCSSDGEETDVSEGTEADTLPLLFMDDLEDKKVSYIAVPKNSSDEICEKDLGVGMICDREVGDGNGGEPFLPVATEISSCANSYCGRPEMELHHSFTQSNEKASYVCQAQIEEDEIMIRGDGRVHKSDDVANNPTHNPSLGNYEKDHDDVANEQLKLLSDAFGEGFFIDDVLDELSCENKTEVQPIEAGREQCLPERNKVVTVANSELTADSKNLDSISPFRGKIGDGLGNSSCDETEAFELNLCFEKGEYTAEKQDVEASPVNLISMDAGSIPENDSSTISAEEASNLKREYTANSIGEELQDVTEQFEEKTQAVMVDQSHAFTASKVHEGVTAEEGKSCEFKLLSAEKTSPGPENDTHNVQLESTYSVMKRTSKSGLIRSTAQKLADPNSMKGNSDDISGHSVEVDRINIQNDVVYFLGRHANIEDEIENKLKPENGRTLQSVNVEIVTENIKDVFQSDDVNDRLTEVARTIEDDGVILGLKRNEHDGTVDEEEHGQPGQEAHPRKASLVVGAENFMENTEDIPEGANEYSNEMQRNHVENFIVCGQERTEHDGVQLEVEAPNTKDSFQADCKTFLHLQKDNIQAAGDREIVALGGNAYNASELTGSNFKAELGDGKDQETTKFSFNGEENDVPERTQAGALPQFCIDAFEDGKVSYTAVPKKSSDEICGKDIGDGMICDREIGEQFLSETTEISSGADSYCGRPEMELHHSFTQPNGKASYVCQTLEVDEIITRGDGRVHQPTDSPSLGNDARDHDRVANEQLNVHLDALSKEVFIYNTGFLNDLPCENNLEIQPIEAGREQCLPQHSDEVVTDANCEQTPDTKTLDAVFPSKGNTTDAVESEYFELNLFFEEGEHVKQNVEASPLNLLSMDAESFPENVSSTLIAEEASNVKRGYTVNSTVEELLEVTRQFEEMKNIEAVIVDHSHALTACAVHQEFKIEEGKRCELKLPSSKETGADHENDKHNVHCETPFSVTKRTNRSGLVPSTAQSANAMNDNGDDIQKDGVYVPGSHANMEDEIENELINGRSLHAVNVEIDTESIKDVSQRDDVNYWLTDVARSIEDYAMISGLERNKHDGTIGEEEHGQPGQEAHHRKASLVVVGTETIVADTEDMPDGANEYSNKMQEKDMNRGQHDFASGEALPYQETTRFSFNCEENDVLEGTQADAAPHSFIDELEDGKVSDIVQKNSSDEICDRDPGHGMISDREVGECNGGELFLSEATEISSCADSYCEEFDGRNYNKR is encoded by the exons ATGGATTTCCATTCTTTAAAGAGAAAACAACTGCAATCTCTCTGCAAAAAGCATGGCATCCCGGCCAACAAAACCAATCTTCAAATGGCTGATTTGTTGACTGCCGCTCTCAAG GAGAAAGAAAATACAGTTCTTGAAGAACATATAAACTTGAAAATTTCTGAAGATGAGCAGAAAAACTTTAAGAAAGTGCGGTTCAGTCCTGATATTGAAACCCGTGAATATGAGCCTTCAggaaataaaaggaaaagaagaacaaccACCTTGATTAGTTCTTCCTTAAATGAGTCGAAAAAGAGCATTGTTTCTCATAAAGTTGGTAATAAGAAAGGTAGAAGAAATGGAAAGATAGGAAGTGCTTCCAGGACTCGTCGGACGGAAAGTGAAATTGAAACTGATAATTGTAACGAGGGATGTGAATCTACAGCCTTTCAGAAGGGAGTGGCTAATGCAAATATTGATAGGGATGGTGGTGAAACTAGAAAGGGTGCAAGGCGATCAGCGAGAATTAGGGCTAAGTGTAAAGACTCTGAACTGGTTTTGGAGGCAGATGGTGGAGAAGCTCAGTCTGTAGTGAGCATTTCTGCGGTTGAAGGAAAAGATGAAGTTTTTGGCGCTATATTTAGAAAAACTTCCAAGGGCATTGCTAGAGCTGTTTCTAAACGGAAATCTGTTGATGTCCCTGTGGAAAGTAGACAACTGGTGCCAAAGGAGAGTAGAAAGCGACGAAAGACTATGAATTTGGATGTAGTGACTGAGGATAGAGCTTCTTCAGAAACTAATGAGCAAAATGAGAAGGCTCCGCCACCTGCTGCCAATCCGCGTATGTCCAGGCGCAAAACTATTGTGTTGAACCCCAACGTCGCGGCAGAGGAGTCGGCATCAGATGAAGCTATGGTAAAGCTTAAACTATTGCATGAAAAAGCTTTACCAAAGaactatatagtgaaagaactTCGTAGGTCTAATAGAAGAGCTTCCGTATACAGTGGGGCAGCAATGTCTATTGAAGTGAACGAAATTGCAGGAATCGTTGCGGAAGTGAAAGAAATATCTCCATCAGTTCAAAAGACTGAAACTACCGCGGTTGTCAGTGAATCATTAGTTTCAAAGCCTTCAGGAGCATCCGCACGACATGCGTCTAAGATGAAGCAAAAGGCCATCGCAGGAGTGCCAAATTTGGTAGAGACTAAGCACGGTG GTCAAAACTCCAATTTCACAGAGAAAATGCTGGCAGAAGAAGAAACATCAACCAACAAGGAAGTGTACTGCGGAAGTGATGATATCAGTGGCCATTCAGCTGAAGTTGATAGGATAGACATTCAGAAAGATGGAGTATATGTTCTAGAAAGGCATGCCAATACAGAAGATGAATTCGAGAATGAATTGATACCTGAAAATGGAAGATCCCTAGAATCAGTCAACTTGGATATTGTAACAGAGAGCATTAAAAACGTATTTCATATTGATGATGTCAATGATCCTCCAACTGAAGTTGGAAGGTCTCTCGAAGAAGATGGAGTGATCAGTGGTCTAGAAAGGAATAATCATGATGGTACAGTAGGTGAAAAACAGCATGGACAGCCAGGACAAGAAGCTCTTCATAGGAAAGCATCACTGGTTGACGATGAGGTTTACACCAAAAACCTTGACGATGTTTCTCCATTCATAGGCAAGAAGACTGATGCAGTAGGCGATTCCTCTTGTATTG AAAGTGAAGCCTTGGAGctgaatttattttttcaagAGGGGGAAAGTGTTTTTGAAAAACCGTGTGTAGAGGGATCCTCAATAAATTTGACAAGTATGGACGGTGGAAAGTTGCTAGAGAATGCAGTTACTGACATGTCTTCCACACAAGTTGCTGAAGAACCAAGCAATTTGAAACAAACACATACAACTGATATTATAGCTGAACAATCCCAAGAACCGACAGAGCAGTTGgaggaaattacaaaaaatgggGCAAAGATGGTGGATCAATATCATAAATTCACTACTCCCGTCAATCAAG ATTCTACAGCTGGAGAGGGCAAGAGTTGTGAATTACAATTGGCATCACCAAAGGAGATAAGTCCGCATCTTGAAAATGAAGTGGAAGCTCCTAACACGAAAGATAGCTTCCAGGCGGATTGCAAAACATTCCTTCATCTCGAGAAGGATAATATCCAAGCTGCCGAGGACAAGGAAACTGTTGCTTTGGGGGAATATGCCTGCGATGCTTCGGAGCTAAAAGGAAGCAACGATAAAGCTGAACTCGAAGATG ATCAGGTAACAGCGAGGTGTAGTTCTGATGGTGAAGAAACTGATGTTTCAGAAGGAACAGAAGCGGATACTTTGCCTTTGTTGTTTATGGATGACTTGGAAGATAAAAAGGTTTCCTACATTGCAGTGCCAAAGAACTCTAGCGATGAGATATGTGAAAAAGATCTTGGAGTTGGCATGATTTGTGATAGAGAAGTTGGTGATGGTAATGGTGGTGAACCATTTTTACCGGTAGCAACAGAAATTTCATCATGTGCTAATTCATATTGTGGTAGACCTGAAATGGAGTTGCATCATTCCTTCACACAATCGAATGAAAAAGCATCTTATG tttGCCAAGCTCAGATAGAGGAGGACGAAATTATGATAAGAGGTGATGGAAGGGTCCATAAATCTGATGATGTTGCAAATAATCCTACTCATAATCCAAGCTTAGGAAATTATGAAAAAGACCATGATGACGTTGCTAACGAACAACTTAAATTGCTTTCTGATGCATTCGGTGAAGGATTTTTCATTGATGATGTTCTAGACGAACTCTCATGTGAAAATAAAACTGAGGTTCAACCCATAGAGGCCGGAAGAGAACAATGTCTGCCTGAGCGTAATAAGGTTGTAACTGTAGCTAATTCTGAGCTAACTGCGGACTCCAAAAACCTTGATTCTATCTCTCCATTCAGAGGCAAGATTGGTGACGGATTAGGTAATTCCTCTTGTGATG AAACTGAAGCTTTCGAGCTGAATTTGTGTTTTGAAAAGGGAGAATATACGGCGGAAAAACAGGATGTAGAGGCATCTCCAGTAAATCTGATAAGCATGGACGCTGGAAGCATCCCAGAAAACGATTCTTCCACAATAAGTGCTGAAGAAGCAAGCAATTTGAAACGAGAATATACTGCTAATTCTATTGGTGAAGAACTTCAAGACGTAACAGAACAGTTTGAGGAAAAAACTCAGGCAGTGATGGTTGATCAGTCTCATGCATTCACTGCTTCTAAGGTTCATGAAG GAGTTACAGCTGAAGAGGGGAAGAGTTGTGAATTCAAATTACTGTCAGCAGAGAAGACAAGTCCTGGTCCTGAAAATGACACGCATAACGTTCAGTTGGAATCTACTTATTCAGTGATGAAAAGGACAAGTAAAAGTGGTTTGATTCGAAGTACAGCCCAAAAACTTGCAGACCCGAATTCTATGAAGGGGAATAGTGATGATATCAGTGGTCATTCAGTTGAAGTTGATAGGATAAACATTCAGAATGATGTAGTCTATTTTCTAGGAAGGCATGCCAATATAGAAGATGAAATTGAGAACAAATTGAAACCTGAAAATGGAAGAACCCTACAATCAGTCAATGTGGAGATTGTGACAGAGAACATTAAAGACGTATTCCAATCCGATGATGTCAATGATCGTTTAACTGAAGTTGCAAGAACTATCGAAGATGATGGAGTGATCCTTGGTCTAAAAAGGAATGAACATGATGGTACAGTAGATGAAGAAGAGCACGGACAGCCAGGACAGGAAGCTCATCCTAGGAAAGCATCACTGGTTGTTGGTGCAGAGAATTTCATGGAAAATACAGAAGACATACCTGAAGGTGCTAATGAGTACTCAAACGAAATGCAAAGAAATCATGTTGAAAATTTTATAGTCTGTGGTCAAGAGAGGACTGAACATGATGGAGTCCAGCTTGAAGTGGAAGCTCCTAACACGAAAGATAGCTTCCAGGCGGATTGCAAAACATTCCTTCATTTGCAGAAGGATAATATCCAAGCTGCCGGGGACAGAGAAATTGTTGCTTTGGGGGGAAATGCCTACAATGCTTCAGAGCTAACTGGAAGCAACTTTAAAGCTGAACTCGGAGATGGGAAAG ATCAGGAAACAACAAAGTTTAGTTTTAACGGTGAAGAAAATGATGTTCCAGAAAGAACACAAGCGGGTGCTTTGCCTCAGTTTTGTATAGACGCGTTTGAAGATGGAAAGGTGTCCTACACCGCGGTGCCAAAGAAATCCAGCGATGAGATATGTGGAAAAGATATTGGAGATGGCATGATTTGTGATAGGGAAATTGGTGAACAATTTTTGTCAGAAACAACAGAAATTTCATCAGGTGCTGATTCATATTGTGGTAGACCTGAAATGGAGTTACATCATTCTTTCACTCAGCCGAATGGGAAAGCATCTTATG ttTGCCAAACTCTGGAGGTGGACGAAATAATAACAAGAGGTGATGGAAGGGTGCATCAACCTACAGATAGTCCAAGCTTAGGAAATGATGCAAGAGACCATGATAGAGTTGCTAACGAACAACTTAATGTGCATTTGGATGCATTGAGTAAAGAAGTCTTCATTTATAATACTGGTTTTCTTAACGACCTCCCATGTGAAAATAATCTTGAGATTCAACCCATAGAGGCTGGGAGAGAACAATGTCTGCCTCAGCATAGTGATGAGGTCGTAACTGATGCTAATTGTGAGCAAACTCCGGACACCAAAACCCTTGATGCTGTTTTTCCATCCAAAGGCAACACTACTGATGCAGTAG AAAGTGAATATTTCGAGCTGAATTTGTTTTTTGAAGAGGGAGAACATGTAAAACAGAATGTAGAGGCATCTCCGTTAAATCTGCTAAGCATGGACGCTGAAAGCTTCCCAGAAAATGTGTCTTCCACACTAATTGCTGAAGAGGCAAGCAATGTGAAACGAGGATATACTGTTAATTCTACAGTTGAAGAACTGCTAGAAGTAACAAGGCAGTTTGAGGAAATGAAAAATATTGAGGCAGTGATTGTAGACCATTCTCATGCATTAACTGCTTGTGCGGTTCATCAAG AATTTAAAATTGAAGAGGGGAAGAGGTGTGAATTGAAATTACCGTCATCAAAGGAGACAGGTGCTGATCATGAAAATGACAAGCATAACGTACATTGTGAAACGCCTTTTTCAGTGACGAAAAGGACAAATAGAAGTGGTTTGGTTCCAAGTACAGCCCAGAGCGCGAATGCTATGAATGATAATGGTGATGACATTCAGAAAGATGGGGTCTATGTTCCAGGAAGTCATGCCAATATGGAAGATGAAATTGAGAACGAATTGATAAATGGAAGATCCCTACATGCAGTCAATGTGGAGATTGACACAGAGAGCATTAAAGACGTATCCCAAAGGGATGATGTCAATTATTGGTTAACTGACGTTGCAAGATCTATCGAAGACTATGCAATGATCAGTGGTCTAGAAAGGAATAAACATGATGGTACAATAGGTGAAGAAGAGCATGGACAGCCGGGACAGGAAGCTCATCATAGGAAAGCATCATTGGTTGTTGTTGGCACAGAGACTATCGTGGCAGATACAGAAGACATGCCTGATGG